The Labilibaculum sp. sequence ATCGTGGAGTTGGTAAAGTGCGTTTCGAGGAAAAAAGGCCCAATTTGCCTTGGACACCTGTTGAGTCGTATCCAGTCCGTGATGAATTTGATGATGATAATTTGGCTTTGAAATGGGTTTTTCTGCGCACACCGTATGAGAAATGGTATGATATTTCAAAAGGCAAAATTACTTTGGATACTCGTCCTCAAATGATGACGAAACTTGAGCAACCTTCATTATTGGCACAGCGAATCAGCGAATTTTCTTTTGAATCTTTTACAAAAGTGAATTTTAATCCCGCCAATGATAACGAAGAAGCTGGTTTTGTTGCTGTTTATAATAATGCACGTAATTTCAGATTAGTGAAATCATCAGAGAATGGTGAAAATGTTGTAAAACTTTATCGCGTAAAAGAAGGTGATGAAAAGTTGGTTGCTATGGAGCGTGTTAAGTCAGGCAATTTAATCTTGGGATTAAAAGCAAATAAATTAAAATATCAATTTTATTTTGGCAAGGATAAAACTTCGCTTCAGCCTATTGGCGATATTCAGGATGCTACTGTAAATGCTAGTCAGAGCGGTACCGATTTTACCGGACCTATGATTGGTTTTTATACCAGCAGTAATGGTTATGAGTCTATAAATAAGGCTGAGTTTGACTGGTTTGAGTATGATGCTAAATAGGTAACAGTCTGTTAATTTTATTAAATATTTCAAGCTTATAAAAGTATGGTTGTCCGTTATTCCGCGGGCAACCATTTTCTATATTAAGTAGTTGTTATTATTTAAATAATATACGTATATTGTACGTAAACTAATTATTCAATGGGAGAGATATTATTAAATGTTTCAATTGACTGTGCCATATTTGGTTACGTGAATGGAGAATTGAAGGTCTTATTAATAAAAAGAGATAAGGAGCCTGAATTTAATGAATGGTCACTTCCGGGTGGAAATATTTGTATCGATGAAAATATCGATGATGCGGCTCATAGGTTGCTTAAGGAGTTAACGGGAATGTCAAATCTCTTTTTATCACAAGTAGGCTTGTTTGGCGAAACCAATCGTTATCCTGATCGCAGAGTTGTTTCAATATTATATTGTGCTTTGGTGAAACCGGAACAGTTTGAATTGATAGCAGGAGCGCATGCAAAAAGAATCAAGTGGAGTAAAACGAATCATATTAAAAAATTGCCTTTCGACCACAATGCTATGATTTCTTATTCTTTAAAGTGGTTAAAGGAAGAGATTTGGAGAAAACCAATTTTAGTGAATTTGTTGCCTGAAAAATTTCCGCTCAATCAAATGCAGTGCTTGTATGAAACATTTCTGCAGCAGACAATTGACAATAGAAATTTCAGAAAAAAAGTAATGGCTCAGGGACTGGTTGAAAAACTGAATGAAAAAACAATCGGCGGAAAACAGCGTCCTGCTTTTTTATATCGATTAAAAGAAAATAGCTAAAAAAATTTATACAAATTAGATAACGTATAATATACGTTAAAAATAAATTAGACGATGTTTGAAATTAAAGGAAAAGTTGCCGTAGTAACCGGTGGAGGGGGCGTATTAGGAGGAAGTATTGCCCGTAGTTTAATTAATGCAGGGGTAAAAGTTGCCGTACTTGATATCCGGGAAGAAAATGTAAACAACCGGGTAAAGGAGTTGGAAGAATTGGGTGGCGAGGCCATTGGTTTTGTATCCAGTGTTTTAAGCATGGATGAGCTCAAACAAGCTCGGGAAACAATCATCAATAAATGGGGAAAGGTTGACATTTTAGTAAATGCAGCCGGAGGTAATTTGCCCGGAGCAACACTTACCGAACAACAAACTGTTTTTGATATGAAAATTGAGGACTTTGAGAAAGTAAATAACCTCAATATGAATGGAACCGTGTATCCAAGTCTTGTTTTTGGCGAAGCAATGTCTGAACAAGGGGAAGGTAGTATAATAACCATTTCATCAATGGCAACTTATTCTGCAATTACCCGTGTTTTAGGATATTCTGTAGCTAAGACGGGAATCAATATTTTCACTCAATGGATGGCCATGGAAATGGCAACGAAGTTTAGCGAAAAAATTCGTGTAAATGCAATTGCTCCGGGTTTCTTTATTGGAGATCAGAACCGGAATGTATTAATTAACCCGGATGGTTCATATACCGAAAGAAGTGAAAAAGTATTGGCACGTACGCCAATGGGACGATTTGGGGATATTAAAGAATTAAATGGAGCAGTTCAATTTTTATGCTCTGATGCAGCATCCTTTATCACAGGTGTGATATTGCCTGTTGATGGAGGTTTTAGCTCATTCAGTGGTGTATAAATCATAGATTATGGCATTAGAAAAAACTTGGCGCTGGTTTGGTGTTAAAGATCCAATTACGCTGGATATGTTGGTTCAGATGGGAGTTGAAGGTGTAATTACCGCTTTACACCACATCCCCAACGGGGAAATTTGGGAAAAATCTGAGATTCTTAAAGTGAAGGAATTGATAGAATCCAAAGGAATGCGATGGAGTGTGGTAGAGAGTTTACCTGTATCCGAAGGAATAAAACTGCATTCGGAGGATTATCCCCGTTTAATTGAAAATTATAAGAAATCTGTTCGGAATTTGGGCGAGTGTGGAATCGATACGATCTGTTATAATTTCATGCCGGTTCTCGATTGGGCCCGCACCAATCTTCATTACAAGCTGGCCAATGGTGGTGAATCCATGTATTTTGATTTTCCCACTTTTGTGGCTTTCGATATCTACATCCTAAAAAGACCCGGTGCCGATAAGGATTATCCACAAGAGATTGTGACAGCAGCAACCAAGGCATATGAATCAATGTCGGAAGAGGAGGCAGAGGAGCTCGCTTACAACATTATTGTAGTTACTCAAGGATTTATTGATGGTTTGATTGATGGTTCAGTTACGGATCCAAAAGCACTTTTTCTGCAGTTTATCGAAAAGTATAAAGGGCATGATAAAAATTCGATGCGCAATAACTTAAAGTTGTTTCTGGATGACGTTATCCCTGTGGCTGAAGAAGCAGGAGTCCGATTTGCTATTCATCCTGATGATCCTCCATTTCCTGTTTTGGGTCTTCCTCGAATTATCGGGCAAGAGGAGGATTACGAGTGGCTTTTTGAAGCAAATAAATCAGTAAATAATGGCATTACCTTTTGTGCAGGTTCTTTGTCTGCACGCAGGGAAAATGATTTGCCACATATTATTGAGCGGTTTTCGGAACGCATTCATTTTGTTCATTTGCGTAATACTCAGATGCTTGAAGATGGCAGTTTTTATGAGTCAGGCCATATCTCGGGAAGCCAGAATATGGTAAAAATAATCAGTGCTTTATTAAAAGAGCAGAAACGCCGGATAGCCGAAGGACGGGAAGATGTGCGCATGCCGGTTCGTCCCGATCACGGAATTAAAATACTGTCAGATTACGAACATCAGTACAATCCCGGTTATCCGTTAATCGGCAGATTAAAGGGCTTGGCTGAGCTCGATGGTTTAATGACAGGAATTGAATCGTTTATAAAGTAGGTAAAACAAAAGACTGTAAATCATTGAATTTACAGTCTTTTGTTTTTGGATAAATCCTAAATTGTGGAGAGAGGTGGGAGGGAAGCGAACAATAACGATTGATTTATTGTCTTTTATATTGGTGTGATTATTTGTGTTTACCTGAGAGTTGATAGTGGGAACCATTGCTAAGTGCTCAGGTGTGTCAATTGCAGTTATCTTTGAAAGACCGGGTCACACGACAGAAAAAACAATGCAAACATATCTTGATGGTTTTGAAAACGAAGTTTTGGATGAAGCAAATAGAAAGATATTTCTATAGCTTATTTTTCATTAGGATAAATTGCAGTGTATTGGCACCTGTTCGCGGTGTAGCAAAATTAAGCTTTCCAATCTACACCGAATGCTACACCCTTTTAATGTTGTTTTAGGTATTTAATTGCCTTGTTACTAAATGAAGAAAGCCTTGTAAACGTTAAGTTTACAAGGCTTTTCCTTCTATTGCATTTCTGCATGGCGGAGAGAGAGGGAGTTTCTCATCCATATTGAAAGGGTTGATTTATAATGTATTGTTACTGTTTGAAATGTAGTGTTCACTTGAGAGTTCACTTAATTCGACTTCTAATAAAAAAATGGTGACGAATTTGTTTTTATATAATACTCCAAATATTATTCTAGGACTGCATTCTTTATCGCATTAAGTAAATGGTACCCGTTTTTTTCCAGTATCGGCCATCAGAATAGCTTCCTTCCAATTCCCATATGTAATTGCCTTCAGGTACATTTTTACCGTTGTTTTTTCCGTCCCAACCTGTTTTCTGAATTTCGGAATTGTTATTGCTGCTATAAACAACTTTTCCCCAGTTGTTGTAGATTCTAATTGTTAATTTCGATAGCCCTGTGCCGTACACAAGGAATCTGTCATTGTTACCATCTTTATTTGGTGAGAATAAAGTTGGGATGAAAATTTCGTTGTTTACATGAACGCTAATATTTTTCTGGTCTGACTGACAGCCAAATTCAGAATAGCCAATTACTGAGAATATTGTATTTTCTGGAATGCTGGCTATTGGAGAATTGCTTGAAGGGTCATTTAATGGTAATTCCGGAGTCCATTCATAAGTGTTTGCACCTTTTGCCCAAAGCTTGAATTCTTGCTTAGCCCCCACAATAGTGTCGGGTTTTATTGTGATGATTGGTGTTTGATGCACGTTGACTTTTATCTTATCTGTTAAGTTTTCGCAATTGTGTGTGGAAACAACTAATTGATATTCTGTACTTGTCAAAGGCGTTGCTGTTGGGTTGGCAATGTTAGGATTGTTAAGTCCTGTTGAAGGAATCCATAAATATTTATACTCCCTAAGACTATTTTGAGCTGTAGGATTGCCGCCAAGTTCTAATGATTCTCCAACACAGATCGATTTGTCTAATCCTGCATCTATGTTGCTAATCGGATTTATATTGTATTCAGTAGTATCTCGATTTTCACAGCCATTTGAGTCAGTAATTTTTAATGCAAATTCAGTAGATTGAAGCGCCTTAAACTTTGGGTGCATTTCTTCGGAAACGAAATTGTTGTTTGATGAAGTCCAGATGTATCTGTATGGTGATCTTCCACCTTCGGCCATTACATCCGGTCCAAGTTCAATTTCAGAACCTTCGCAAATTAGGGTGTCTTTTCCAGCGTAAGCTGATGGAAGGGAGTAAGGATGGAGTGTAAATTTCTGTTCTGATGAACATCCCTCTTTATTTTCCACTTTTAAATAAAATTCATATTCTTTGTCGACTTTATAAGTGAATTTATTGGTGTTTTCAAATAGTAAGTTTTTATTTTGATTCAACCATTCTGTTTTATAGTAGTCACTTGTTTGAATTGTGATTTGTTGGTTTTTACAAGCAAAATAATTGTCTTTTAAATCAATTACAGGAAGTTCGTGTACAAATATAAAACTTGTATCTTTTGCAACGCAACCGTATTCTGATTGTACTTCAAAAATCAAGGAATCTTTTTCGGTAGTAAGTACATTGTAGTTCAGATTATTACTGAGTATTTTGTTTTGGAATGTTTTCCATGTCCGGATAGTGCCATTTGTTATGGGATGTAAGCTTATACTTTCACCGTAACATGAGTATGTTTCATTATTTAATTCAATTATCGGGTTTTCATGATAAAAAATATTAATTGTGTCGTATACAACACCTCCGTAATTTTTGTTCAATTTAACCCAAACGGTATCATTAGTGGTAATTGACAGAGAAATTTTGTTCGTATTGCTTGCAATTTCACCTTTACTTTTAGAATACCAGTTTGCGGTGTAATTGCCATCAGGAATTGATAGTTGAATTTGTTCGCCGTGACAAACATTTAGATCTTCGCCTAAGCTTATTGGGGCATTAATGAAAAACAGATGCAAATCAGATAATTCTGAAATATTGCCGGCAATGTCTACACTTTGTAAAGCCCAATAATATTTGCCTTCAGAGAGATTCGCTAACTCGATAGTTGTGTCTGACAGTTCATGTTGTGAAGTCAATAAATTTTCACCGGTAGTTAGATTAGTATAAAAAGGATAGAATTCAGATCTGCCGGCTGTGGTTCCAAGTTTTAATCTGTATTGAAGACTGCTTGGGGTAGATATATTATCACTGCCTTTGTTCCAATTTAAAGATACATTAGGATAACTTGTTACTGAATTCAATAAGGTTGGAGGGGCTGGTTTTTCGTATGAGAAACTGAAATTATTAGTATAGAAAAGAGATTTAGGACCTTCTGGGATTTGCGTGCCGGAAATGAATATATCAGCTTTACCATCTCCATTAAAGTCTGTAACGGCCAGGCAACCTGCAAAAACATTTGGAAATACGATGTTGGAATTAGAAAGTAGACCGTTGTCATTGGTATACAGCACGGTTTTTGGGCTTGTATTGTTAATTCCTCCTATGCTGATCAAATCTAAATCTTCATCACCATCATAGTCCAGCCATTCTAAATCGCAGCCACCAAGTGGAACAGATAAGTTTTGAGAAAACTGTAAAGTTCCTTTATTGTTTGTGTATACTCTTGATTGATAGTTTTCACCATCATATCCAGCAATTACAAGGTCAGGGAATCCGTCATTGTTGAT is a genomic window containing:
- a CDS encoding NrtR DNA-binding winged helix domain-containing protein — its product is MGEILLNVSIDCAIFGYVNGELKVLLIKRDKEPEFNEWSLPGGNICIDENIDDAAHRLLKELTGMSNLFLSQVGLFGETNRYPDRRVVSILYCALVKPEQFELIAGAHAKRIKWSKTNHIKKLPFDHNAMISYSLKWLKEEIWRKPILVNLLPEKFPLNQMQCLYETFLQQTIDNRNFRKKVMAQGLVEKLNEKTIGGKQRPAFLYRLKENS
- a CDS encoding SDR family oxidoreductase — encoded protein: MFEIKGKVAVVTGGGGVLGGSIARSLINAGVKVAVLDIREENVNNRVKELEELGGEAIGFVSSVLSMDELKQARETIINKWGKVDILVNAAGGNLPGATLTEQQTVFDMKIEDFEKVNNLNMNGTVYPSLVFGEAMSEQGEGSIITISSMATYSAITRVLGYSVAKTGINIFTQWMAMEMATKFSEKIRVNAIAPGFFIGDQNRNVLINPDGSYTERSEKVLARTPMGRFGDIKELNGAVQFLCSDAASFITGVILPVDGGFSSFSGV
- the uxuA gene encoding mannonate dehydratase, which translates into the protein MALEKTWRWFGVKDPITLDMLVQMGVEGVITALHHIPNGEIWEKSEILKVKELIESKGMRWSVVESLPVSEGIKLHSEDYPRLIENYKKSVRNLGECGIDTICYNFMPVLDWARTNLHYKLANGGESMYFDFPTFVAFDIYILKRPGADKDYPQEIVTAATKAYESMSEEEAEELAYNIIVVTQGFIDGLIDGSVTDPKALFLQFIEKYKGHDKNSMRNNLKLFLDDVIPVAEEAGVRFAIHPDDPPFPVLGLPRIIGQEEDYEWLFEANKSVNNGITFCAGSLSARRENDLPHIIERFSERIHFVHLRNTQMLEDGSFYESGHISGSQNMVKIISALLKEQKRRIAEGREDVRMPVRPDHGIKILSDYEHQYNPGYPLIGRLKGLAELDGLMTGIESFIK
- a CDS encoding FG-GAP-like repeat-containing protein, coding for MKKIFLIPIVCLCFNLCLAQFQEKVFTNIPNLNNSKCVWGDINHDGRQDLVLMGEQPDKYVTSIYINNNDHFSQMIVPELIPLSNGSLSLLDFNNDNYLDLFYTGMDTDGIKHTLLFKNINGNSYVKMATSFENVNLSSHTWFDFNNDGFLDLVLSGLNDKNQIITKTYINNKNESFYSQEHNLASIYSGSTTSIDYDKDGWTDLLITGKSEGARRICYLYRNEKGIAFHKVIELDGVTDGDSKWGDINNDGFPDLVIAGYDGENYQSRVYTNNKGTLQFSQNLSVPLGGCDLEWLDYDGDEDLDLISIGGINNTSPKTVLYTNDNGLLSNSNIVFPNVFAGCLAVTDFNGDGKADIFISGTQIPEGPKSLFYTNNFSFSYEKPAPPTLLNSVTSYPNVSLNWNKGSDNISTPSSLQYRLKLGTTAGRSEFYPFYTNLTTGENLLTSQHELSDTTIELANLSEGKYYWALQSVDIAGNISELSDLHLFFINAPISLGEDLNVCHGEQIQLSIPDGNYTANWYSKSKGEIASNTNKISLSITTNDTVWVKLNKNYGGVVYDTINIFYHENPIIELNNETYSCYGESISLHPITNGTIRTWKTFQNKILSNNLNYNVLTTEKDSLIFEVQSEYGCVAKDTSFIFVHELPVIDLKDNYFACKNQQITIQTSDYYKTEWLNQNKNLLFENTNKFTYKVDKEYEFYLKVENKEGCSSEQKFTLHPYSLPSAYAGKDTLICEGSEIELGPDVMAEGGRSPYRYIWTSSNNNFVSEEMHPKFKALQSTEFALKITDSNGCENRDTTEYNINPISNIDAGLDKSICVGESLELGGNPTAQNSLREYKYLWIPSTGLNNPNIANPTATPLTSTEYQLVVSTHNCENLTDKIKVNVHQTPIITIKPDTIVGAKQEFKLWAKGANTYEWTPELPLNDPSSNSPIASIPENTIFSVIGYSEFGCQSDQKNISVHVNNEIFIPTLFSPNKDGNNDRFLVYGTGLSKLTIRIYNNWGKVVYSSNNNSEIQKTGWDGKNNGKNVPEGNYIWELEGSYSDGRYWKKTGTIYLMR